The Dokdonia sp. 4H-3-7-5 genomic interval CTCATCATTTTGTCATAGTTCTGTAGACGCGCTTTTTGCTTAGTCTGACGACCTTTTGCTCCTTGACGTACCCAGTCAAGCTCACGCTCTAAAGTTTTTTGACGTTTTGAAGCTGTTTTACTTTCTTGTGCCATACGCTTAGACTTCTGATCTAACCAAGAAGAGTAATTTCCTTTCCAAGGAATTCCTTCTCCTCTATCTAGCTCAAGAATCCATCCTGCTACGTTATCAAGGAAATAACGGTCGTGCGTTACTGCAATCACCGTTCCTTTATATTGTGCTAGGTGGTGCTCTAACCAGTGTACAGACTCTGCATCAAGGTGGTTAGTAGGCTCATCTAGTAATAATACATCTGGCTCTTGTAATAATAATCTACATAAAGCAACGCGACGTTTTTCTCCACCAGAAAGTACACCCACTTTTTGATCTGCAGGAGGCGTACGTAGTGCATCCATTGCAATCTCAAGTTTTGTATCTAGTTCCCATGCTCCGCGTGCATCTATCTCATCTTGTAAGACAGCCTGGCGTGCCATGAGTTTATCCATCTTATCGGCGTCAGAGTATACTTCTTCTAGTCCAAAAGAGTCATTAATCTTATTGTACTCATCAAGAATAGCAACCGTTTCGGCAGCTCCTTCTTTTACAATCTCAAGTACAGTTTTTTCTGGATCAAGCTGAGGCTCTTGCTCAAGGTATCCTACAGAAAATTCTTTATCTGAAGTTACGTCTCCTTGAAAGTTGGTATCTAATCCTGCGATGATTTTCATCAGCGTAGATTTACCAGAACCGTTAAGACCTAAAATTCCAATTTTAGCTCCATAAAAAAAGCTTAAATAGATTTTCTTAAGTACTGGTGTTTGTGCGCCTGGAAAGGTTTTTGTAACCCCAGACATTGTAAATATTATTTTTTTATCGTCGCTCATAGTTTTACTTTAGGCTCTTAGCTGTATGTTTTAAGCTAGTTGGTTTATTGTTAGTACGCTTTCGCGAAAGCGCACTGCGTATTATATCTATAATTGTAAAATAGTATTCTACGATGCAAAGGTAATTAGTTACTCAATCATCCCTTAGCATTAATTGGAATATTATGCTGTGTTAATTGTCTGAGCATTTCTGGTATATCCGCAGGCTCTAAGTACAAGTTCTTTATTCTCTTATTCTTCAATCTTAAAATCAGAGATCTATGTCCCGTAAAAGCTGTTTTATCTTGAACATAAGCAATTTCCGAAAGGTCAATCTCTTTCTGCCATGAAATGCGAAAAATACTTGAAACACTCAATATTAAAAGTATGCCGCCTAATGATCCAGTGATAATAGTGAGAATATCAACATCACTATTATTAAAACTTTTGTAAGCATATAACAAAAGAAACAGCGAAGTAGATAGACTACTAAAGAGTAATAGTTTATCCATGTGCTTATCGTTAATGGATATGCTTTCTTCTTTGAGTTTTATATTTTCTAATGTATTTGCCATAAGTCGTTTAAAGCACTAATTTACAAATCTCCTTCTAAAACTGCACGCATCGCTTTTGCTTTAAGCAAGCATTCTTCGTACTCACTATCTGGATCTGATCCTGCAGTGATGGCTCCACCTACGGAGTATGAGATATATTCATTTTCTGCATTGTATAAAATACTACGTATGACCACATTAAAATCAAAATCTCCATCTGGCGTAAAGTAACCTACAGCGCCACTATACAATCCACGTTTTGACTCTTCTTGTGACTCAATAATTTGCATCGCTCGCAACTTTGGAGCGCCTGTCATGCTTCCCATTGGGAAGGTACTTCTAATCGCATCTACCGGAGAAATACCAAGACTTAGCGTCGAGGTTACCGTAGAGATCATTTGGTGCACTTGCTTAAAAGGATAAACTTCGCATAGCTCTTCTACAATTACAGATCCTTTTTGGGCGGTTTTTGATAGGTCATTTCTTACCAAATCTACTATCATGATATTTTCGGAGCGCTCTTTTGAGTTTTCTTGTAACGCTTTCGCGAAAGCGGTATCCTCCTTTTCATCCACTCCTCGCTTTGCCGTACCTTTTATGGGCTGTGTAACGATCTTACTCCCTATTTTCTTAATATATCGCTCTGGAGAAGCCGAAAGTAAAAACTGATCCTCAAGCTTAAGATAAGTGCCAAATGGCGGCGAACTAATCGCATTAAGGCGTTTGTATATTTTTAATGGGTTTATGGTTCCCAGCGCATAGAACTCTTGACATAAGTTTGCCTCATAAATATCTCCACGATAAATATGCTGTAACATGCTGCGCACTTTTTCCTTGTAAGCCTCTTTGTGAATCTTAAGTTTTATGGATAATGGTTGCGCTTGGGAGTTAGTTTCAGAAGATTTGGTGGCAGTTATTTCCTCAAAATCTTCATCCATCTCATCATCTACCATCC includes:
- the ettA gene encoding energy-dependent translational throttle protein EttA, whose protein sequence is MSDDKKIIFTMSGVTKTFPGAQTPVLKKIYLSFFYGAKIGILGLNGSGKSTLMKIIAGLDTNFQGDVTSDKEFSVGYLEQEPQLDPEKTVLEIVKEGAAETVAILDEYNKINDSFGLEEVYSDADKMDKLMARQAVLQDEIDARGAWELDTKLEIAMDALRTPPADQKVGVLSGGEKRRVALCRLLLQEPDVLLLDEPTNHLDAESVHWLEHHLAQYKGTVIAVTHDRYFLDNVAGWILELDRGEGIPWKGNYSSWLDQKSKRMAQESKTASKRQKTLERELDWVRQGAKGRQTKQKARLQNYDKMMSQDQKQVDEKVEIYIPNGPRLGTNVIEASGVSKAFGDKLLYEDLNFNLPQAGIVGVIGPNGAGKTTIFKMIMGEEAPDKGNFTVGDTAQIAYVDQSHSNIDPDKTIWQNFSDEQELVMMGGKEVNSRAYLSRFNFSGSEQNKKVATLSGGERNRLHLAMTLREEGNVLLLDEPTNDLDVNTLRALEEGLENFAGCAVVISHDRWFLDRICTHILAFEGDSQVYFFEGGFSEYEENKKKRLGGDLMPKRIKYKKLVRS
- the pabB gene encoding aminodeoxychorismate synthase component I; the encoded protein is MNRTSKIISISDITVLKEQLLSWSQQFEEVVWLDSNSYERQNYPEYEAILAVDAFTSLKTDYQGAFDQLEEYQSTIKDWIFGYLSYDLKNDTERLTSKNDDKLDFADLHFFQPKKLFLLKGNTLEMLYLGMVDDEMDEDFEEITATKSSETNSQAQPLSIKLKIHKEAYKEKVRSMLQHIYRGDIYEANLCQEFYALGTINPLKIYKRLNAISSPPFGTYLKLEDQFLLSASPERYIKKIGSKIVTQPIKGTAKRGVDEKEDTAFAKALQENSKERSENIMIVDLVRNDLSKTAQKGSVIVEELCEVYPFKQVHQMISTVTSTLSLGISPVDAIRSTFPMGSMTGAPKLRAMQIIESQEESKRGLYSGAVGYFTPDGDFDFNVVIRSILYNAENEYISYSVGGAITAGSDPDSEYEECLLKAKAMRAVLEGDL